From a single Rodentibacter sp. JRC1 genomic region:
- the speFL gene encoding leader peptide SpeFL, with protein sequence MVRLLTLNPIKGRSLMAHIRRTRHIMMPSHRSCFSYSVFTSQNKPSFLLSE encoded by the coding sequence ATTGTACGCCTTTTAACGCTTAATCCAATAAAAGGTCGTTCTTTAATGGCACATATTCGCCGAACAAGACACATTATGATGCCATCACATCGTTCCTGTTTTTCCTATTCTGTTTTTACATCTCAAAATAAACCATCCTTTTTACTCTCTGAATAA
- the rbsA gene encoding ribose ABC transporter ATP-binding protein RbsA: METLLKMSGVDKSFPGVKALSNACLSVYAGRVMALMGENGAGKSTLMKVLTGIYSKDAGTIEYLGKEVAFKGPKNSQEAGISIIHQELNLVSNLTIAENIFLGREFKTPWGAINWQKMYQEADKLLSRLGMTHSSETLCGKLSIGEQQMVEIAKALSFESSVIIMDEPTDALTDKETEALFKVIRELKAENRGIVYISHRLKEIFQICDDVTILRDGQFIGERAVSNITEDDLIEMMVGRRLDEQYPYLKQPKGACVLEVEQVSGCGVNDVSFKLYEGEIVGISGLMGAGRTELGKLLYGALPKTAGKVRLKNQEIENRSPQDGLDNGIVYISEDRKGDGLILGMSVKENMSLTSLEHFSQKGHIRHQAETMAVDDFISMFNIKTPSRNQPVGLLSGGNQQKVAIARGLMTRPNVLILDEPTRGVDVGARKEIYQLINEFKKEGLSILMISSDMPEVLGMSDRILVMREGKISAEFSRDEATQEKLLAAAIGKHK; encoded by the coding sequence ATGGAAACTCTCCTTAAGATGAGTGGTGTGGATAAATCTTTCCCCGGCGTAAAAGCTTTGAGCAACGCTTGTTTATCCGTCTATGCCGGGCGTGTGATGGCGTTGATGGGTGAAAATGGTGCCGGCAAATCGACCTTGATGAAGGTACTCACGGGGATTTATAGCAAAGATGCCGGCACGATTGAATATCTCGGCAAAGAGGTGGCGTTCAAAGGCCCTAAAAACTCGCAAGAAGCGGGGATTAGTATCATTCACCAAGAATTAAATTTAGTGAGTAATTTGACAATCGCCGAAAACATTTTTTTAGGCCGTGAATTTAAAACGCCGTGGGGTGCAATCAACTGGCAAAAAATGTACCAAGAAGCAGATAAACTCTTAAGCCGTTTAGGTATGACCCACAGTAGCGAAACCTTGTGCGGTAAACTTTCTATCGGTGAACAACAAATGGTAGAGATCGCCAAAGCGTTAAGTTTTGAATCCAGCGTCATCATTATGGATGAGCCGACTGACGCCCTCACCGATAAAGAAACCGAGGCTTTGTTCAAAGTGATTAGAGAACTCAAGGCTGAAAATCGAGGCATTGTGTATATTTCGCACCGTTTGAAGGAGATTTTTCAAATTTGTGATGATGTAACCATTTTGCGTGACGGTCAATTTATCGGTGAACGTGCTGTGTCAAACATCACTGAAGATGATTTAATCGAAATGATGGTAGGTCGCCGTTTAGATGAACAATATCCCTATTTAAAACAACCTAAAGGTGCGTGCGTGTTGGAGGTGGAACAGGTCAGCGGCTGTGGCGTTAATGATGTTTCTTTCAAATTATATGAAGGTGAAATTGTCGGCATATCCGGTTTAATGGGGGCTGGAAGAACAGAACTCGGTAAATTACTTTACGGTGCATTGCCGAAAACAGCAGGTAAAGTGCGGTTAAAAAATCAAGAGATTGAAAATCGCAGCCCACAAGACGGATTGGATAACGGCATTGTCTATATTTCTGAAGATCGCAAAGGTGATGGGCTGATTTTAGGGATGTCGGTTAAAGAAAATATGTCTCTGACCTCCCTCGAACATTTTTCTCAAAAGGGGCATATCCGCCATCAAGCAGAAACAATGGCAGTAGATGATTTTATTTCAATGTTCAATATTAAAACGCCAAGTCGCAATCAACCGGTAGGCTTGCTCTCCGGTGGAAATCAACAAAAAGTTGCGATTGCCCGTGGTTTGATGACTCGTCCAAATGTCTTGATTTTAGATGAACCGACTCGTGGGGTGGATGTAGGGGCCCGTAAAGAAATTTATCAACTTATCAATGAATTTAAAAAAGAGGGTTTGAGTATTTTGATGATTTCCTCTGATATGCCGGAAGTTTTGGGTATGAGTGATCGTATTTTAGTGATGCGAGAAGGCAAAATCAGTGCGGAATTTTCCCGTGACGAAGCGACACAAGAAAAATTATTGGCGGCAGCCATCGGTAAACATAAGTAG
- the speF gene encoding ornithine decarboxylase SpeF encodes MPNLKIAYSPTITKYFFTERDMVEITQTDFTDVGAIVLSSMDVAQFIKPIKATEFNIPVFVVQTTEQPLSTEFYNSVYHIQDFNGYDIQLYSRQIETAARLYEEKMLPPFFKMLSEYVEMGNIAFDCPGHQGGQYFRKHPAGRFLYDFYGENIFRSDICNADVKLGDLLIHEGAACDAQKHAAQVFNADKTYFVLNGTSSANKVALNAILAPGDLVLFDRNNHKSNHHGALVQAGATPIYLETARNPFGFIGGIDNHCFEESYLRALIKETAPESADKKRPFRLAVIQLGTYDGTIYNARQVVDKIGHLCDYILFDSAWVGYEQFIPMMKDCSPLLLELNENDPGIIVTQSVHKQQAGFSQASQIHKKDKHIKGQSRYVNHKRFNNAFMLHASTSPFYPLFATLDVNAKIQGSAAGRRLWHDCVKVGIEARKLVLNNCELIRPFIPTTIKGKKWQDYDTEEIATNLEFFKFHPTDTWHKFEGYEDEQYFVDPCKFLLTTPGISLETGEYESFGIPATILANYLRENGIIPEKCDLNSILFLLTPAETLTKMQTLVAQIALFEKHIKQNSLLQDVLPTVYQNNEERYRGYTIRRLCQEMHDLYVSRNVKQLQKDLFRKATLPEYAMNPRDANIELIRNNVELVSLTDIVGRIAAEGALPYPPGVLCVVPGEKWSTTAQQYFLALEEGINTLPGFAPEIQGVYLQKDPDGRTRAYGYVLNEH; translated from the coding sequence ATGCCTAATTTAAAAATTGCATATAGTCCGACAATCACTAAATATTTCTTTACGGAAAGAGATATGGTGGAAATCACACAAACAGATTTCACTGACGTTGGTGCTATCGTATTAAGTTCAATGGACGTTGCTCAGTTTATTAAACCAATTAAAGCAACAGAATTTAATATACCTGTTTTTGTTGTCCAGACGACCGAACAGCCACTTTCAACTGAATTTTATAATTCGGTTTACCATATCCAAGATTTTAATGGTTATGATATTCAACTTTATAGCCGCCAAATTGAAACCGCAGCCAGACTTTACGAAGAAAAAATGCTTCCACCTTTCTTCAAAATGCTTAGCGAATACGTGGAAATGGGGAACATTGCTTTCGACTGTCCGGGGCACCAAGGCGGTCAATATTTCCGTAAACATCCGGCAGGTCGCTTCCTTTATGACTTCTACGGAGAAAATATTTTCCGTTCGGATATTTGTAATGCTGATGTGAAATTGGGTGATTTACTCATTCACGAAGGCGCGGCTTGTGATGCACAAAAGCATGCGGCACAAGTGTTTAATGCGGATAAAACTTATTTTGTATTAAATGGTACATCATCTGCAAATAAAGTGGCATTGAATGCAATTTTAGCGCCGGGTGATCTTGTTTTATTCGATCGCAACAATCATAAATCGAACCACCACGGTGCATTAGTTCAAGCCGGAGCAACACCTATTTATCTCGAAACGGCACGTAATCCGTTTGGGTTTATCGGTGGTATTGATAACCATTGTTTTGAGGAAAGTTATTTAAGAGCTTTAATTAAAGAAACCGCACCTGAAAGCGCAGATAAAAAACGCCCGTTCCGTTTAGCGGTTATTCAATTGGGAACTTACGATGGTACGATCTATAACGCTCGTCAAGTCGTGGATAAAATCGGTCATCTTTGTGATTACATTTTATTTGATTCCGCTTGGGTAGGTTACGAACAGTTTATTCCAATGATGAAAGATTGTTCTCCGCTCTTGCTGGAACTAAATGAAAACGATCCCGGTATTATCGTGACACAATCCGTTCACAAACAACAAGCCGGTTTCTCACAAGCTTCTCAAATTCACAAAAAAGACAAGCATATCAAGGGTCAAAGCCGCTATGTCAACCATAAACGCTTTAACAATGCCTTTATGCTACACGCATCAACCAGTCCGTTCTACCCACTATTTGCAACGCTTGATGTGAATGCAAAAATCCAAGGTAGCGCAGCCGGTCGCCGTTTATGGCATGACTGTGTAAAAGTAGGGATTGAAGCCCGCAAGCTTGTTTTGAATAATTGTGAACTTATTCGTCCGTTTATTCCGACAACGATAAAAGGTAAAAAATGGCAAGATTACGATACGGAAGAAATCGCCACAAACCTTGAATTTTTCAAATTCCATCCAACCGATACATGGCATAAATTTGAAGGCTATGAAGACGAACAATACTTCGTTGATCCTTGCAAATTCTTACTAACCACACCGGGCATTAGCTTGGAAACCGGCGAATATGAGTCTTTCGGTATTCCAGCCACCATCTTAGCCAACTATTTGCGTGAAAACGGTATTATTCCGGAAAAATGCGATTTGAACTCCATCCTATTTTTGTTAACGCCTGCTGAAACCTTAACAAAAATGCAAACCTTAGTCGCCCAAATCGCATTGTTTGAGAAACATATCAAACAAAATTCCCTATTACAAGACGTATTACCAACGGTTTACCAAAATAACGAAGAACGTTACAGAGGTTATACCATTCGCCGATTATGTCAGGAAATGCATGATCTTTATGTAAGTCGAAATGTAAAACAATTACAAAAAGATTTATTCCGTAAAGCAACCTTACCAGAATATGCGATGAATCCTCGCGATGCCAATATTGAGCTAATTCGTAACAATGTGGAATTAGTCTCACTAACAGACATCGTGGGCAGAATTGCAGCTGAAGGTGCGCTTCCTTATCCTCCGGGCGTTTTATGTGTCGTACCGGGAGAAAAATGGAGTACCACCGCTCAACAATATTTCTTAGCGCTAGAAGAAGGGATTAATACCTTACCCGGTTTTGCACCGGAAATCCAAGGGGTCTATTTACAAAAAGATCCTGACGGACGAACCCGCGCATACGGTTATGTATTAAATGAACATTAA
- the dcuC gene encoding C4-dicarboxylate transporter DcuC encodes MELFKSIVAIIGIFATVYFLIKKSETRTVLIGIGLLMSILTLNPMGALDAFAKSMTSSGLIMAICSSMGFAYVMKYTQCDTHLVHLLTKPLSGLKFFLIPIAAIITFFINIAIPSAAGCAAAVGATLIPVLKSAGVRPATAGAAILAGTFGSMMSPGSSHSAMISEMSGLTITEVNLSHAPYNMIAGAIGAIVLTILALVFKDYGKAHREAYLAEQKESETQTVQDVNMLYALAPLLPLVILVVGGTSLQELPGLEWSKMGVPQAMLIGAIYGIIVTRISPVKITEEFFNGMGNSYANVLGIIIAASVFVAGLKSTGAVDSAISFLKESNEFVRWGATIGPFLMGLITGSGDAAAIAFNSAVTPHAIELGYTHVNLGMAAAIAGALGRTASPIAGVTIVCAGLAMVSPVEIVKRTAPGMVLAVLFLALFML; translated from the coding sequence ATGGAGTTATTTAAATCTATTGTGGCGATCATTGGTATTTTTGCCACAGTTTATTTTCTTATAAAAAAATCGGAAACACGAACCGTGTTAATCGGTATAGGTTTGTTGATGTCGATTTTAACGCTAAATCCAATGGGAGCGCTTGATGCGTTTGCCAAAAGTATGACATCAAGCGGCTTGATTATGGCGATTTGTTCCAGTATGGGTTTTGCTTATGTGATGAAATACACGCAATGCGATACGCATTTAGTACATTTACTGACTAAACCCTTAAGCGGATTAAAATTCTTCTTAATTCCGATTGCCGCCATTATTACCTTTTTCATTAATATTGCTATTCCCTCTGCGGCGGGTTGTGCGGCGGCGGTAGGGGCAACCTTGATTCCCGTGCTAAAAAGTGCAGGTGTTCGCCCTGCCACTGCCGGAGCGGCAATCTTAGCCGGGACTTTCGGCTCGATGATGAGCCCGGGTTCTTCCCATTCTGCAATGATCAGTGAAATGTCCGGTTTAACCATCACGGAAGTCAATCTTTCTCACGCGCCTTACAATATGATTGCCGGTGCTATCGGTGCGATTGTATTGACGATTTTAGCCCTTGTTTTCAAAGATTATGGAAAAGCACACAGAGAGGCTTACCTTGCAGAACAAAAAGAAAGCGAAACTCAAACCGTTCAGGATGTAAATATGCTTTATGCCCTTGCGCCGTTATTGCCATTAGTGATTTTGGTTGTTGGCGGAACGTCCTTGCAAGAGTTGCCTGGGCTTGAATGGAGCAAAATGGGCGTACCGCAAGCAATGCTCATTGGGGCTATTTACGGCATTATCGTCACTCGAATTTCACCGGTAAAAATCACCGAAGAATTTTTTAACGGAATGGGCAATTCTTACGCTAACGTACTTGGTATTATTATTGCCGCAAGCGTATTCGTCGCCGGTTTAAAATCGACAGGTGCGGTGGATAGTGCAATTTCATTTTTAAAAGAATCCAACGAATTTGTACGTTGGGGGGCAACCATCGGGCCTTTTTTAATGGGGTTAATCACCGGATCGGGTGATGCCGCCGCTATTGCATTTAATAGTGCCGTTACCCCGCACGCGATTGAACTTGGCTATACCCATGTTAATCTCGGTATGGCGGCTGCCATTGCCGGTGCATTAGGGCGTACGGCTTCACCTATCGCCGGTGTAACGATAGTGTGCGCAGGTCTCGCAATGGTTAGTCCGGTTGAAATAGTAAAACGCACTGCGCCGGGTATGGTGCTTGCGGTTTTATTTCTCGCATTATTTATGCTGTAA
- the pepE gene encoding dipeptidase PepE, which translates to MKNVLLFSSSKYKESGYLVHTIPLLKQFLADYHGKKIAFVPYAGVSRTYDEYEKTVQTALAELDIEIISVHHGKRHCDIIEQADVIAIGGGNTFCLLKQLYEHHLIEVIREKVNAGIPYFGWSAGANVAGASIMTTNDMPITYPPSFSALQLFPHQINPHFISGKMQGHNGESREERLAEFLLVNPTALVYALPEGTALHIQGASATVLGEAPILRFSEGMRCETFAVNTTFSY; encoded by the coding sequence ATGAAAAATGTATTATTATTCAGTAGTTCAAAATATAAGGAAAGTGGCTATTTAGTACATACGATACCTTTATTAAAACAATTTTTGGCAGATTATCATGGTAAAAAAATTGCCTTTGTACCTTATGCCGGAGTGAGTCGTACTTACGATGAGTATGAAAAAACGGTGCAAACCGCATTAGCAGAACTTGATATAGAAATAATTTCTGTGCATCACGGCAAACGGCATTGCGATATTATTGAGCAAGCCGATGTGATCGCAATTGGTGGTGGTAATACGTTTTGCTTGTTGAAACAACTTTATGAACATCATTTAATTGAAGTGATTAGAGAGAAAGTCAATGCCGGCATCCCCTATTTTGGTTGGAGTGCGGGGGCAAATGTAGCAGGAGCCTCGATAATGACGACGAACGATATGCCAATTACTTATCCCCCTTCTTTTTCTGCACTGCAATTATTCCCCCATCAAATCAACCCACATTTCATTTCCGGCAAAATGCAAGGTCATAACGGTGAAAGTCGTGAAGAACGTTTAGCGGAATTTTTACTTGTCAATCCGACCGCACTTGTCTATGCACTTCCGGAAGGTACGGCATTACACATTCAAGGTGCGTCTGCTACTGTGCTGGGTGAAGCACCTATTCTGCGTTTCAGTGAAGGAATGCGATGTGAGACGTTTGCAGTAAATACGACTTTTTCTTATTAA
- the cpdB gene encoding 2',3'-cyclic-nucleotide 2'-phosphodiesterase, which produces MMKRRHFIQIGAVSILTLSTNRFVMAKGKSDVDLRIIATTDIHSFLTDFDYYKDAPTDKFGFTRAATLIRQARSEVKNSVLVDNGDLIQGNPIADYQAALGYKEGKSNPAVDCLNAMNYDVGTLGNHEFNYGLDYLADAMKQAKFPIINANVVKTGTDEPYFTPYIIQEKEVVDNKGKAHKLKIGYIGFVPPQIMVWDKANLQGKVETRDIVKTAQKYVPEMKKKGADIVIALAHTGPSDEPYKEGAENSAFYLADIPHIDAVIFGHSHRLFPNKEFAKSPNADIVNGTVKGVPESMAGYWANNISVVDLGLTEHNGKWIVTSGKAVLRPIFDAENKKSLVENDPELTALLQPVHEATRKFVAQPIGKASDNMYSYLALVQDDPTIQIVNQAQKAYVEKVASNVPSMAGLPILSAGAPFKAGGRKNDPSGYTEVNKGELTFRNAADLYLYPNTLVVVKVTGEQLKEWLECSAGMFKRIDPTSDKPQSLLDWEGFRTYNFDVIDGVNYEYDLTQPARYDGECKLINPNAHRVVNLIYQGKPVDPKAEFLIATNNYRAYSNKFPGTGDKHIVYASPDENRQILADYIKATSEKAGSVNPSADKNWRFMPIIGNDKLDVRFETSPSEQAAKFIAEKAQYPMQQVDVDEVGFAVYRIDLSK; this is translated from the coding sequence ATTATGAAACGACGTCATTTTATTCAAATCGGTGCCGTAAGTATTCTTACGTTAAGTACAAACCGTTTTGTGATGGCAAAAGGAAAAAGTGATGTGGACTTGCGTATTATCGCCACCACCGATATTCATAGTTTTTTAACGGATTTTGATTATTACAAAGATGCCCCGACCGATAAATTTGGTTTTACGCGCGCTGCAACCTTAATTCGTCAGGCTCGTTCCGAAGTAAAAAACAGCGTGTTGGTGGATAACGGGGATTTAATTCAAGGCAATCCGATTGCAGATTATCAAGCCGCGCTGGGTTATAAAGAAGGTAAATCCAACCCCGCGGTGGATTGTTTGAATGCGATGAATTATGACGTAGGCACGCTCGGAAACCACGAGTTCAATTATGGTTTGGATTATTTAGCCGATGCAATGAAACAGGCTAAATTTCCGATCATTAATGCAAATGTAGTGAAAACGGGCACTGATGAACCTTACTTCACGCCTTATATCATTCAAGAAAAAGAAGTGGTGGATAACAAAGGCAAAGCACATAAATTGAAAATCGGTTATATCGGTTTTGTTCCACCGCAAATAATGGTTTGGGATAAAGCGAACTTACAGGGCAAAGTGGAAACCCGGGATATTGTGAAAACAGCACAAAAATACGTGCCGGAAATGAAGAAAAAAGGGGCGGATATAGTGATTGCCTTGGCGCATACCGGCCCTTCTGATGAACCTTATAAAGAAGGAGCGGAAAATTCGGCTTTCTACTTGGCGGATATACCGCACATTGATGCGGTGATTTTCGGTCATTCACATCGTTTATTTCCGAATAAAGAATTTGCGAAGTCCCCTAATGCGGATATTGTAAACGGCACAGTAAAAGGTGTGCCGGAGAGTATGGCGGGTTACTGGGCGAATAATATCAGTGTCGTTGATTTAGGGTTGACCGAACACAACGGCAAATGGATTGTTACTTCCGGCAAAGCGGTACTTCGCCCGATTTTTGATGCGGAAAACAAAAAATCCCTTGTAGAAAATGATCCGGAATTGACCGCACTTTTACAGCCTGTTCACGAAGCAACACGTAAATTTGTAGCGCAGCCGATCGGTAAGGCGAGCGATAATATGTACAGCTACTTGGCATTGGTACAAGACGATCCGACAATTCAAATCGTAAATCAAGCCCAAAAGGCGTATGTGGAAAAAGTGGCATCCAACGTGCCGTCTATGGCCGGATTGCCGATTTTAAGTGCGGGTGCACCGTTCAAAGCCGGAGGGCGTAAAAATGATCCGTCAGGCTACACCGAGGTGAATAAAGGTGAATTGACTTTCCGCAATGCAGCGGATTTATACCTTTATCCGAATACCCTTGTAGTCGTGAAAGTGACGGGCGAACAGCTTAAAGAGTGGCTCGAATGCAGTGCGGGAATGTTCAAGCGAATTGATCCGACCAGCGACAAACCGCAATCTTTACTTGATTGGGAAGGTTTCCGTACTTATAACTTTGATGTGATTGACGGTGTGAATTATGAATATGATCTGACCCAACCGGCACGTTACGATGGTGAGTGCAAGTTAATCAACCCGAACGCACATCGTGTTGTAAACCTCATTTATCAGGGTAAACCGGTTGATCCAAAAGCGGAATTTTTAATCGCAACGAATAACTACCGTGCATATAGCAATAAATTCCCGGGGACGGGTGATAAACATATCGTGTATGCATCACCGGATGAAAACCGCCAAATTTTAGCGGATTACATCAAAGCGACAAGTGAAAAAGCAGGCAGTGTAAATCCAAGCGCAGATAAAAATTGGCGTTTTATGCCAATCATTGGCAACGATAAACTAGATGTTCGTTTTGAAACCTCCCCAAGTGAGCAGGCAGCGAAATTTATCGCCGAAAAAGCACAATATCCAATGCAACAAGTGGACGTTGATGAAGTGGGGTTTGCTGTGTATCGGATTGATTTATCCAAGTAA
- a CDS encoding lysine/arginine/ornithine ABC transporter substrate-binding protein, whose protein sequence is MKKQLLLSILMGIGAVANAEELTFGTEPSYPPFEATTEKGELVGFDIDIAQAICKEIQATCHFKTQPFDALIPSLKAKRFDAVMSAIDITPAREKQVLFSQPYYDSSASYIALKGKGNLATAKNIGVQNGSTFQQYTVTETPQYTPKSYVNLQDAILDLRNGRIDIVLSDTALLADLIAKEPNIEFIGEKVMNEKYFGSGVGIALHKSNKALQERLNQGLKTIKENGEYQKIYDKWMKK, encoded by the coding sequence ATGAAAAAACAACTTTTACTCAGTATTTTAATGGGCATAGGAGCAGTTGCGAATGCCGAAGAATTAACTTTTGGTACTGAACCAAGCTACCCACCGTTTGAGGCGACAACCGAAAAAGGCGAGCTTGTAGGATTTGATATTGATATTGCACAAGCAATTTGTAAGGAAATTCAGGCGACTTGCCATTTCAAAACACAGCCTTTTGATGCCTTAATTCCAAGCTTAAAAGCAAAACGTTTTGATGCGGTAATGTCGGCTATTGATATTACGCCGGCACGGGAAAAACAGGTTTTATTTAGTCAGCCTTATTATGATAGCTCCGCAAGCTACATTGCATTAAAAGGTAAGGGAAATTTAGCGACGGCGAAAAATATTGGAGTGCAAAACGGCTCAACGTTCCAGCAATATACGGTGACCGAAACACCCCAATACACCCCGAAATCTTATGTGAATTTGCAAGATGCCATTTTAGATTTACGAAACGGTCGGATTGATATTGTGCTAAGCGATACCGCATTATTGGCAGATCTTATTGCAAAAGAACCGAACATTGAATTTATCGGTGAAAAAGTGATGAATGAAAAATACTTCGGCAGCGGAGTCGGCATAGCACTGCATAAATCGAATAAAGCACTACAAGAACGCTTAAATCAAGGATTGAAAACCATCAAAGAAAACGGCGAATACCAAAAAATCTATGACAAATGGATGAAAAAGTAA
- the rbsD gene encoding D-ribose pyranase gives MKKTTLLNAQLSYCIATLGHTESLTVCDAGLPIPVNMERIDLALTAGIPSFLQTLDGVISEMFVERAIIAEEIKEKNPEILTALLAKLRNLEASQGNPIQVEFVPHETFKQYSQQSKAIVRSGECSPYANVILYSGVPF, from the coding sequence ATGAAAAAAACAACCTTATTAAATGCTCAACTTTCCTATTGTATTGCTACGTTGGGGCATACAGAAAGTTTAACTGTTTGTGATGCGGGGTTGCCAATTCCAGTCAATATGGAACGGATAGATCTCGCTCTCACTGCGGGTATCCCAAGCTTTCTCCAAACCTTAGATGGCGTTATCAGTGAAATGTTTGTGGAACGAGCCATCATTGCAGAAGAAATTAAAGAAAAAAATCCTGAAATTTTGACCGCTCTTTTGGCAAAACTTCGCAATCTTGAAGCGAGCCAAGGCAATCCTATTCAAGTGGAATTTGTACCACACGAAACCTTCAAACAATATTCTCAACAGAGCAAAGCTATTGTGCGTAGCGGTGAATGTTCACCTTATGCCAATGTGATTTTATATTCGGGTGTGCCGTTTTAA
- the potE gene encoding putrescine-ornithine antiporter, which translates to MSTKSNKIGVVQLTILTMVNMMGSGIIMLPTKLAEIGTISIVSWLVTAVGSTALAYAFAQCGMFSKKSGGMGGYAEYSFGKAGNFMANYTYGVSLVIANTAIAISAVGYGSELFGATLSPLSIALWTIFTLWLATVLNFGGARITGNISSFTIWGVIIPVVGICIVGWYWFDGSLYINSWNPHNVPTFEAISVSISMTLWAFLGLESACANSDAVENPEKNVPIAVLGGTIGAAVIYIVSTNVIAGIVPNTDLAQSTAPFGLAFAHMFNETVGKIIMGLMVMSCFGSLLGWQFTIAQVFKSSAEEGYFPAFFKKVTSKDAPIIGMITITAIQTLLSLTTISPSLNKQFNILVDLAVVTNVIPYLLSMAALAVLLKAEQVPAKKYKTTVFVAFIGSMYSVYALYAAGEQAMLYGSIATFIGWTLYGFVSYKFDLRKSIKE; encoded by the coding sequence ATGAGTACAAAAAGTAATAAAATCGGTGTGGTACAACTTACCATTCTCACTATGGTTAATATGATGGGTTCAGGCATAATCATGTTGCCGACAAAATTAGCGGAAATCGGTACAATTTCTATCGTATCTTGGCTGGTTACAGCTGTCGGTTCTACTGCACTTGCCTACGCTTTCGCACAATGCGGTATGTTTAGCAAAAAATCCGGCGGAATGGGCGGCTATGCCGAATATTCTTTCGGTAAAGCCGGTAATTTTATGGCCAACTACACCTACGGTGTTTCTTTGGTGATTGCCAATACGGCGATTGCAATTTCTGCCGTAGGTTACGGTTCCGAATTGTTCGGTGCAACGCTTTCTCCTTTATCCATCGCATTATGGACCATCTTTACATTATGGCTTGCTACCGTCCTTAACTTTGGTGGCGCAAGAATTACAGGGAATATAAGCTCATTCACGATTTGGGGCGTTATTATTCCGGTTGTAGGGATTTGTATCGTGGGTTGGTATTGGTTTGACGGCTCACTCTATATTAACTCTTGGAATCCCCATAATGTACCGACCTTTGAAGCGATCAGCGTCTCTATTTCTATGACTTTATGGGCGTTCTTAGGATTAGAATCCGCTTGTGCCAATTCCGATGCCGTTGAAAACCCGGAGAAAAACGTACCCATTGCCGTATTGGGCGGAACAATCGGGGCTGCGGTAATTTATATCGTATCAACCAACGTCATTGCAGGTATCGTACCAAATACGGATCTTGCACAATCTACCGCACCGTTTGGTTTGGCTTTTGCCCATATGTTTAATGAAACTGTCGGTAAAATCATAATGGGATTAATGGTAATGTCTTGCTTCGGCTCTTTATTAGGCTGGCAATTTACCATTGCACAAGTGTTCAAATCTTCCGCAGAAGAAGGCTACTTCCCGGCATTCTTCAAAAAAGTGACAAGCAAAGATGCACCGATTATTGGTATGATAACTATTACAGCGATTCAAACCTTGCTATCCTTAACGACAATCAGTCCATCGCTAAATAAACAATTTAACATATTGGTCGATTTAGCTGTTGTGACCAATGTTATTCCATACCTACTTTCAATGGCAGCTTTAGCTGTTCTACTAAAAGCAGAACAAGTTCCAGCCAAAAAATACAAAACAACCGTATTCGTTGCATTTATCGGCTCAATGTACAGTGTGTATGCACTTTATGCTGCCGGTGAACAGGCTATGTTATACGGATCAATCGCCACCTTTATCGGTTGGACATTGTATGGGTTTGTTTCCTATAAGTTTGATCTTCGCAAATCCATTAAAGAATAA